In Trichocoleus desertorum NBK24, the following are encoded in one genomic region:
- a CDS encoding roadblock/LC7 domain-containing protein, with protein MIVVSALQDVLQNFVSGTPDIQGAALVSPDGLALASALPAGFDEERTSAMSAAMLSLGERIGQELARGTIERIFVEGEKGYGVLVGCGADAVLLVLASSSAKQGLLNLEIKRAVASITPMVS; from the coding sequence ATGATTGTTGTTTCAGCCCTACAAGATGTTCTCCAAAATTTCGTCAGCGGCACCCCCGATATTCAGGGCGCGGCTTTGGTTAGCCCTGATGGTCTAGCTTTAGCTTCTGCCCTGCCCGCAGGTTTTGACGAAGAAAGAACTTCTGCCATGTCGGCAGCCATGCTTTCTCTCGGTGAGCGGATTGGTCAGGAGTTAGCGCGGGGCACGATTGAGCGGATTTTTGTAGAAGGAGAAAAAGGCTACGGAGTCCTAGTTGGCTGTGGTGCCGACGCCGTACTCCTAGTCTTGGCTAGTTCTAGCGCCAAGCAAGGCTTGTTGAACTTAGAGATTAAGCGAGCGGTTGCCTCAATCACTCCTATGGTCAGCTAG
- a CDS encoding hydrocarbon-binding protein, with protein sequence MTTLREELGDFSSIVCLKSIIVGMEDALGEKATAISLIAAGRARGKKLAAELGLVNSAASLEDAASKMAYALGKNGTRLLVLDKVERTDNVIKVYTKETVCSAGEPQGSERKCTFTLGAVWGALEAVLSKRLQGKHTGSVLRGDSHDIFEFTELG encoded by the coding sequence ATGACTACGTTGCGCGAAGAACTCGGAGATTTCAGCAGTATCGTTTGCTTGAAATCTATCATTGTTGGCATGGAAGATGCTTTAGGTGAGAAAGCAACTGCTATCTCTTTGATTGCAGCGGGTCGAGCCCGTGGCAAAAAGCTGGCAGCAGAATTAGGCTTAGTTAACTCAGCCGCGTCTTTAGAAGATGCTGCCTCAAAAATGGCGTACGCCTTGGGAAAAAATGGCACTCGCTTGTTGGTGCTCGACAAGGTTGAGAGGACTGATAATGTCATCAAGGTTTATACAAAGGAAACTGTTTGCTCTGCGGGTGAACCCCAAGGTTCAGAGCGAAAGTGCACCTTCACCTTAGGTGCGGTTTGGGGCGCGCTAGAGGCAGTTTTGAGTAAGCGCCTACAAGGCAAGCACACTGGTTCTGTTCTGCGCGGTGACAGCCATGACATTTTTGAATTTACTGAATTAGGATAA
- a CDS encoding pentapeptide repeat-containing protein, whose product MMSRSGQESIQTAAELLEQYSSGRRDFYKAELSQASLIEAVLCEADLSESNLTESNLILANLSHANLTGTILVRANLNGAELINANLSQSNQVRVGLIGANLSGANLSGANLSGANLSGANLSGANLSGANLSGANLSGANLSGANLNGAAFQKALYSLVTSFPEDFSLEHAGAYLLKPDIFLQDVDLSQANLDWVDMNSACLEKATLAEATFRQANLSQANLNGANLNRANLTAANLGQANLAEADLTAATLNDVNLGQANLAHALLNQAILVNANLSEANLESANLMGANLSGADLGNAELSNVNLQGAIYDQGSDFVAGTCFPKGFDPEQAGAFLRSF is encoded by the coding sequence ATGATGAGTAGGAGTGGGCAGGAAAGTATTCAAACTGCGGCTGAATTGTTGGAGCAATATAGCTCAGGTAGAAGGGACTTTTACAAAGCAGAGCTAAGCCAAGCAAGTTTGATTGAAGCTGTGCTCTGTGAAGCCGACCTTTCGGAATCTAATTTGACTGAATCAAACTTAATTTTAGCTAATCTCTCTCACGCTAATTTAACGGGTACAATTTTAGTCCGAGCCAACTTGAATGGGGCAGAACTAATTAATGCTAACCTCAGTCAATCTAATCAAGTTCGAGTTGGTTTGATTGGAGCAAACTTAAGTGGAGCAAACTTAAGTGGAGCAAACTTAAGTGGAGCAAACTTAAGTGGAGCAAACTTAAGTGGAGCAAACTTAAGTGGAGCAAACTTAAGTGGAGCAAACTTAAGTGGAGCAAACTTAAGTGGAGCAAACTTGAATGGGGCGGCTTTCCAGAAGGCGCTTTATAGCCTTGTGACGTCTTTTCCAGAAGATTTTAGCCTAGAGCATGCAGGAGCCTATCTTCTCAAGCCTGACATCTTCCTACAAGATGTAGATTTAAGCCAAGCTAACTTGGACTGGGTAGATATGAACTCAGCTTGTTTGGAGAAAGCTACTTTGGCGGAAGCTACGTTTCGGCAAGCAAATTTGAGCCAAGCTAATTTAAATGGGGCTAATCTGAATCGGGCTAATTTAACGGCAGCAAATCTCGGTCAGGCTAATTTAGCTGAAGCAGATTTAACCGCAGCCACTTTAAATGATGTTAATTTAGGACAGGCAAATCTGGCTCATGCGCTTCTCAACCAAGCTATTTTAGTGAATGCAAATTTAAGCGAAGCGAACCTAGAATCGGCTAATTTGATGGGCGCAAATTTAAGTGGAGCAGATTTGGGTAACGCTGAACTCTCTAACGTAAATCTGCAAGGTGCTATTTACGATCAAGGCAGTGATTTTGTTGCGGGAACTTGCTTTCCTAAAGGCTTCGATCCTGAGCAGGCGGGCGCTTTTCTACGAAGTTTCTAG
- the queG gene encoding tRNA epoxyqueuosine(34) reductase QueG, giving the protein MTAIPNIDRDRIKQKALELGFQKVGIAAADLDADSSEVQKLQTWLHSGYQADMAWMDNSKRQNVRLIMPEVQSVICVALNYYTADQRPEGKEYAKISRYGWGRDYHRVLHKKLKAFANWLQAQEEGIQARYYADTGPVQDKVWAQKAGLGWIAKNSNVITREYGSWVFLGEVLTNLALEPDRPHTEHCGTCTRCIEACPTGAIAQPFVVDANRCIAYHTIENRAETLPEAIATKMQGWVAGCDICQDVCPWNQRFAQATDATEFQPYPWNVAPKLSELAEISDEDCDRRFPASALRRIKPEMLRRNARANIRNTQP; this is encoded by the coding sequence ATGACTGCAATCCCAAATATCGATCGCGATCGCATCAAGCAAAAAGCTTTGGAATTAGGCTTTCAGAAAGTTGGAATTGCCGCAGCCGATCTCGATGCCGACAGTTCTGAAGTGCAGAAACTACAGACCTGGCTGCACTCAGGTTATCAAGCAGACATGGCTTGGATGGACAATTCCAAGCGCCAAAATGTGCGGCTGATTATGCCAGAAGTGCAATCAGTCATCTGTGTGGCGCTCAACTATTACACTGCTGACCAGCGACCGGAAGGCAAAGAATATGCCAAAATCTCTCGTTATGGTTGGGGACGGGATTACCATCGCGTATTACACAAAAAGCTCAAAGCCTTTGCTAACTGGTTGCAAGCTCAGGAAGAAGGTATTCAAGCTCGTTACTACGCTGACACTGGCCCAGTCCAAGACAAAGTATGGGCACAAAAAGCAGGCTTAGGTTGGATTGCTAAAAATAGCAACGTGATTACGCGGGAGTACGGTTCCTGGGTTTTTCTGGGAGAAGTCTTAACCAACTTAGCTTTAGAACCCGATCGCCCACACACCGAGCATTGCGGCACCTGCACCCGTTGCATCGAAGCTTGCCCTACCGGAGCGATCGCCCAACCGTTTGTGGTGGATGCCAACCGTTGCATCGCCTACCATACAATTGAGAACCGAGCAGAAACCCTCCCAGAAGCGATCGCGACTAAAATGCAGGGGTGGGTCGCAGGTTGTGATATTTGCCAAGATGTCTGCCCTTGGAATCAACGCTTTGCTCAAGCTACAGATGCTACTGAATTCCAACCTTATCCTTGGAACGTCGCACCTAAACTAAGCGAACTGGCAGAAATTTCTGATGAAGACTGCGATCGTCGCTTTCCAGCCTCTGCTCTGCGACGAATCAAGCCTGAGATGTTACGACGTAATGCCCGCGCCAACATCAGAAATACGCAACCCTAG
- a CDS encoding nuclear transport factor 2 family protein, with protein MPDAIVSDISTSDVPAQVAIAIEGITEPTILRYFELLNAGDFEATSQLFAPEGVMNAPFESPIAGPEAIAAYLNQEAIGMTLLPRQGVTEVIDNDCTHVQVAGKVQTPWFSVNVSWLFNLDAQQKILAATVKLLASPQELLNLRR; from the coding sequence ATGCCAGATGCCATTGTTTCGGATATTTCTACTTCTGATGTTCCTGCTCAAGTAGCGATTGCAATCGAAGGGATTACGGAGCCGACAATTCTACGATACTTTGAACTGCTCAATGCAGGTGATTTTGAGGCGACCAGCCAGTTGTTTGCTCCTGAAGGTGTAATGAACGCACCCTTTGAGTCACCGATCGCGGGACCAGAGGCGATCGCCGCTTACCTGAATCAAGAAGCTATAGGCATGACCCTGTTACCTAGACAAGGCGTCACAGAGGTGATCGACAATGATTGTACTCACGTGCAAGTGGCTGGTAAGGTCCAAACTCCCTGGTTCAGCGTCAATGTTTCGTGGCTGTTTAACTTAGATGCTCAACAAAAAATTCTTGCTGCCACGGTCAAACTCTTGGCTTCTCCTCAAGAACTCCTAAATCTTCGACGTTAA